Proteins encoded together in one Prosthecobacter fusiformis window:
- a CDS encoding TIGR00266 family protein encodes MNPWFYVDSEGQRHQVSEEQLQSLASAGALRPESLVWTDGQAQWSRADQVLPALFNGAGRMPPPLAGPPPLPGGRGMRAHDVDYEIHGNEMQIVEVELDPGETVIAEAGGMNYMDDGIVFETKMGDGSSPSSGGLMGILKTVGKRVLTGESIFMTHFTNRASAGKKRVAFAAPYPGKIIPLKLTDYGGEILCEKDAFLCAAYGTSVGIAFQKRFGAGLFGGEGFILQRLQGDGMAFIHAGGTIIKKEMKGETLRVDTGCLVAFTQGISYDIERAGNLKSMFFGGEGLFLTTLTGHGTVWLQSLPFSRLADRILANAPSAGGKATGEGSVLGGIGRMFDGE; translated from the coding sequence ATGAACCCTTGGTTTTACGTCGATTCAGAAGGTCAGAGGCATCAGGTCAGCGAAGAACAATTGCAGTCTCTGGCCAGTGCCGGTGCGCTGCGGCCGGAGAGCCTCGTATGGACAGACGGGCAGGCGCAATGGAGCCGTGCTGACCAAGTGCTGCCAGCTTTGTTCAATGGTGCTGGACGCATGCCCCCACCCTTGGCAGGGCCTCCTCCTTTGCCAGGTGGCCGAGGTATGCGGGCGCATGATGTGGACTATGAGATCCATGGAAATGAGATGCAGATCGTGGAGGTGGAGCTGGATCCTGGGGAGACCGTGATCGCTGAAGCTGGTGGCATGAACTACATGGATGACGGCATCGTCTTCGAAACAAAAATGGGGGATGGATCCTCGCCATCCAGCGGTGGGCTGATGGGCATTTTGAAGACTGTGGGCAAGCGTGTGCTGACGGGAGAATCCATCTTCATGACGCATTTCACCAACCGTGCTTCTGCCGGGAAAAAACGCGTCGCTTTTGCCGCCCCCTATCCGGGTAAAATCATTCCGCTGAAGCTCACGGACTACGGTGGTGAAATCCTGTGTGAAAAGGATGCCTTCCTTTGCGCAGCCTATGGAACATCGGTGGGTATCGCCTTTCAGAAGCGATTTGGTGCAGGCCTCTTTGGTGGTGAGGGATTCATTTTGCAGCGTCTCCAGGGGGATGGAATGGCCTTCATCCATGCGGGTGGCACGATCATCAAAAAGGAGATGAAGGGGGAGACATTGCGCGTGGATACAGGCTGCCTCGTCGCCTTTACGCAGGGCATCAGTTATGACATTGAGCGGGCGGGAAATTTGAAGAGCATGTTTTTTGGCGGTGAGGGTCTGTTTCTCACCACCCTTACCGGACATGGCACCGTCTGGCTGCAGAGCCTGCCCTTCTCGCGGCTGGCGGATCGCATCCTGGCCAATGCACCTTCTGCAGGTGGCAAGGCAACGGGTGAGGGTTCCGTTCTCGGTGGCATCGGCCGCATGTTTGACGGGGAATAA
- a CDS encoding NCS2 family permease, with product MQAFFKLHERGTTVRQELLGGVTTFITMAYIMVVNPAILAFVGIPSGPGTVATILTAVFGCLLMGLIANRPIAVAPYMGENAFIAFGLVALGIGWEQRLGAVFVSGALFLFITLLGIRGWLANAVPTGLKHSFAVGIGLFLAFIGLYETGIVTSFITGMPVQALATGAGELLAAPPVPVKIGNLRDPQVLLALFGFVLMTILMIRKVRGALLIGMVITGLIGGLCGFGHAPKGLAALPFIGDYDLTAIAFKLDILGILKLSFLPVLLTLFLMSFLDTLGTLTGLGAASDMLDEKGNFPQIEKPMLVDALTCMFSGLVGTSTSGAYIESATGIAEGARTGLAALVTAGLFALSLFFIPLIEPLQQLRFAYGPALIAVGVLMMSSVRRIDFDDLTEWVPAFATIVMMLFTYNIANGLTAGFVIHPVLKVAAGRGRELNAGMWVLAGLCAAYYTMGLVH from the coding sequence ATGCAAGCCTTCTTCAAACTGCACGAACGCGGCACCACGGTGCGTCAGGAGTTGTTAGGCGGCGTCACCACCTTCATTACCATGGCCTACATCATGGTGGTGAATCCGGCCATCCTCGCCTTCGTAGGCATTCCCTCAGGACCAGGCACAGTAGCCACGATCCTGACGGCGGTATTCGGTTGCCTGCTGATGGGTCTGATCGCCAACCGGCCCATCGCCGTCGCACCCTACATGGGGGAAAATGCCTTCATCGCCTTTGGCCTGGTGGCCCTCGGCATTGGGTGGGAGCAACGGCTCGGCGCGGTCTTCGTCAGTGGCGCACTGTTTTTATTCATCACTTTGTTAGGCATCCGTGGCTGGCTGGCCAATGCAGTTCCAACGGGATTGAAGCATAGCTTTGCAGTCGGCATCGGCCTGTTCCTGGCCTTCATCGGACTGTATGAAACGGGCATCGTTACCAGCTTCATCACTGGCATGCCTGTCCAGGCCCTGGCCACCGGGGCAGGGGAGCTTCTTGCGGCTCCTCCAGTTCCGGTTAAGATCGGCAACCTGCGAGATCCACAGGTCCTTCTAGCCCTCTTTGGATTTGTGCTCATGACCATTCTCATGATCCGCAAAGTGCGCGGTGCCCTTCTCATCGGCATGGTTATCACGGGGCTTATCGGTGGCCTATGCGGTTTCGGACACGCTCCCAAAGGGCTGGCTGCGCTGCCTTTCATTGGAGACTATGATCTAACTGCCATCGCCTTTAAACTGGACATCCTGGGCATATTGAAACTGAGCTTTCTCCCGGTCCTTCTCACTCTCTTTTTGATGAGCTTCCTGGACACGCTCGGCACCCTGACTGGGCTAGGTGCCGCCTCAGACATGCTGGATGAAAAAGGCAATTTTCCACAGATTGAAAAGCCTATGCTTGTGGATGCACTGACCTGCATGTTCAGCGGACTGGTGGGCACCTCCACCAGCGGCGCATATATCGAATCTGCAACGGGCATTGCAGAAGGTGCGCGCACCGGACTCGCCGCCCTGGTCACCGCAGGCCTGTTTGCCCTCTCGCTGTTTTTCATCCCGCTCATTGAGCCGCTGCAGCAGCTCCGCTTTGCTTATGGCCCGGCATTGATCGCCGTGGGCGTGCTGATGATGTCCTCCGTCAGGCGCATTGATTTCGACGACCTAACCGAATGGGTGCCCGCCTTTGCCACCATCGTCATGATGCTCTTCACCTACAACATTGCCAACGGCCTAACCGCAGGTTTCGTCATCCACCCGGTCCTAAAAGTGGCTGCCGGCCGGGGCCGGGAGTTGAATGCTGGCATGTGGGTGCTGGCTGGTCTGTGCGCCGCTTATTACACAATGGGGCTGGTGCACTGA
- a CDS encoding agmatine deiminase family protein, protein MSKGYPQNYHLPAEFETQEAIWLSWPSNKESCPKTYLKLQDKFGEIAANLTRYQRVRINAPEMMHMSIRLSIADNEGALNMVDLYNHTTNDVWCRDHGPIFIKHNETGEIAITDWNFNAWGGKFPYDLDNTIPEKAAEVLKMQRFTSDFTLEGGAIETNGKGLLLTTEAVLLNPNRNGGKARSKAEMEKELKGMLGVSNIVWFKEGIEGDDTDGHIDDIVRFVRDDAVICMVESKESDPNFKVLKQIREQLDDVRTADGSKLEIIEIEMPNAIEAKDWRLSRLPASYANFMILNNAVMVPIFGQKKKDAIAEDKIAECFPGREIISVTSKDLVMEGGALHCIAMHEPK, encoded by the coding sequence ATGAGTAAAGGATACCCGCAGAACTACCACCTTCCCGCCGAATTTGAAACGCAGGAAGCAATCTGGCTTTCATGGCCCTCCAACAAGGAGAGCTGTCCGAAGACCTATCTCAAGCTGCAGGACAAGTTTGGAGAGATCGCAGCCAACCTCACCCGCTACCAGCGTGTGCGCATCAATGCGCCTGAGATGATGCACATGAGCATCCGCCTCAGCATCGCTGACAATGAAGGCGCGCTGAACATGGTGGACCTCTACAATCACACCACCAATGACGTTTGGTGCCGCGACCACGGCCCCATCTTCATCAAGCACAATGAAACCGGTGAGATCGCCATCACCGACTGGAACTTCAACGCCTGGGGCGGCAAGTTCCCCTACGACCTCGACAACACCATCCCCGAGAAGGCGGCCGAAGTCCTGAAGATGCAGCGCTTCACCTCCGACTTCACTCTCGAAGGCGGTGCCATCGAAACCAATGGCAAAGGTCTCCTCCTGACCACGGAAGCCGTCTTGCTGAATCCAAACCGCAATGGCGGCAAGGCACGCTCCAAGGCAGAGATGGAGAAAGAACTCAAAGGCATGCTTGGCGTCAGCAACATCGTCTGGTTCAAAGAAGGCATCGAAGGTGACGATACCGACGGCCACATCGACGACATCGTTCGTTTCGTCCGCGATGACGCCGTCATCTGCATGGTGGAATCCAAGGAATCCGACCCGAACTTCAAAGTGCTCAAGCAGATCCGCGAGCAGCTCGACGACGTCCGCACCGCCGATGGCAGCAAGCTAGAGATCATCGAGATCGAAATGCCCAACGCCATCGAAGCCAAGGACTGGCGCCTCAGCCGCCTGCCGGCCAGCTATGCCAACTTCATGATCCTGAACAATGCCGTCATGGTCCCCATCTTCGGCCAGAAGAAGAAGGACGCGATTGCGGAAGACAAGATCGCCGAATGTTTCCCAGGTCGCGAGATCATCTCCGTCACCTCCAAGGATCTTGTTATGGAAGGCGGTGCACTGCACTGCATCGCTATGCACGAGCCCAAGTAA
- a CDS encoding sulfatase family protein, which translates to MKRLFCSLVLLLIPHIQAATPKPDVLVILTDQWSPRYLSWENPEVKTPNLDRIAKEGMIFDACYTTSPVCMPARISLITGLYPHNGGHSVWGNVSNYAVPTEAAPMFRDIRAAGYTTAQVGKLHWTGGGAWREKFASQAEYQTALGLDHVVDVPGPPDSATDRSAYGQYLKKLGLLDAVAKDLHDRYVKWEFEPRASVVKPEDYHDTFVAGAAVDFIDGQPKEKPLCLVASFHSPHPPLDAPGEFATMYDPEKLTLPANVPDVYLREGHALNHAETREALANYLGKIALVDECVGRLVEALKKRGTWDNTLVLFTADHGEMMGAHGYLTKGRFYEESVRVPLVVRWPGQVKAGRTQARAQMMDVYPTIVEAIGGELSPGRFAVSQLPVATGQKKTVRRVAISEIGTVAPLRVMARDARYKWWAEEEKEFLFDLQEDPLEMNNLADKPEHRETLQHMHDEMLLHLRSTQLNLSAGYKSKVARLREAEGNTKEKKAKE; encoded by the coding sequence ATGAAACGCCTCTTCTGCTCCCTTGTACTCCTGCTGATACCGCACATCCAGGCCGCCACTCCCAAGCCGGATGTGCTGGTCATTCTGACGGATCAATGGAGCCCGCGTTACTTGAGCTGGGAGAACCCGGAGGTAAAGACGCCGAACCTGGACCGCATCGCCAAAGAGGGGATGATTTTTGATGCCTGCTATACGACCTCCCCCGTATGCATGCCGGCGCGCATCTCGTTGATCACGGGCCTGTATCCGCACAATGGCGGGCATTCGGTTTGGGGGAATGTCAGCAATTACGCGGTGCCCACGGAAGCGGCACCGATGTTTCGTGACATTCGTGCGGCGGGTTACACAACGGCGCAAGTGGGCAAGCTGCACTGGACGGGCGGTGGAGCGTGGAGGGAGAAGTTTGCGTCTCAGGCTGAGTATCAGACCGCCCTGGGGCTGGATCATGTGGTGGATGTTCCAGGTCCGCCGGATTCCGCCACAGACCGCAGTGCCTATGGACAGTACCTGAAGAAGCTGGGGCTGTTGGATGCCGTCGCCAAGGACCTGCATGACCGCTATGTGAAGTGGGAATTCGAACCGCGTGCCAGTGTGGTGAAGCCGGAGGATTACCACGATACCTTCGTGGCCGGTGCCGCCGTGGATTTCATCGACGGTCAGCCCAAGGAGAAACCGCTTTGCCTTGTCGCCAGTTTTCATTCTCCCCATCCACCGCTGGATGCGCCTGGGGAGTTTGCGACGATGTATGATCCTGAGAAGTTGACGCTGCCTGCTAATGTGCCGGATGTTTATCTGCGCGAAGGCCATGCGCTGAACCATGCGGAGACCCGCGAGGCCCTGGCCAATTACCTGGGCAAGATCGCCCTGGTGGATGAATGCGTGGGCAGGCTGGTGGAAGCGCTGAAGAAACGGGGTACGTGGGACAATACGTTGGTGCTTTTCACGGCTGATCATGGGGAGATGATGGGTGCGCATGGCTACCTAACCAAAGGTCGTTTTTATGAAGAATCCGTCCGTGTGCCGCTGGTGGTGCGTTGGCCCGGCCAGGTGAAGGCCGGACGAACACAGGCCAGAGCGCAGATGATGGACGTTTACCCGACCATCGTGGAGGCCATTGGTGGTGAACTTTCACCTGGTCGTTTTGCGGTGTCCCAACTGCCCGTGGCCACCGGCCAGAAGAAGACGGTGCGCCGTGTCGCCATCAGCGAGATTGGGACCGTGGCACCGCTGCGTGTGATGGCCCGTGACGCCCGCTACAAGTGGTGGGCGGAAGAGGAGAAGGAGTTCCTATTCGACCTTCAGGAGGATCCTCTCGAAATGAACAATCTGGCCGACAAGCCGGAGCATCGCGAGACCCTCCAGCACATGCATGATGAAATGCTGCTGCATCTTCGCAGCACCCAGCTCAACCTTTCCGCAGGCTATAAATCCAAAGTGGCCAGGCTGCGGGAAGCGGAAGGGAACACGAAGGAGAAAAAAGCGAAGGAGTGA
- a CDS encoding ComEA family DNA-binding protein has translation MKSILIALLLSTFTFTLQAADAPAAKKGEAKEKTVSEAAVATAKKLTPTEKTKLLELLNKGDDAALQSLPGIGPAKAKGIVKARPFSDPADLVKVNGIGDATLADIVAHAKAGYPVAEKKKTEAKKK, from the coding sequence ATGAAATCCATCCTCATCGCCCTCCTGCTTTCCACATTCACTTTCACCCTCCAGGCTGCCGATGCACCTGCTGCCAAAAAGGGTGAGGCAAAGGAAAAAACGGTGTCTGAAGCGGCCGTGGCGACAGCCAAGAAACTGACACCGACGGAGAAGACGAAACTGCTGGAACTGCTGAACAAAGGTGATGATGCGGCGCTGCAATCCCTCCCAGGCATCGGCCCTGCGAAAGCCAAAGGCATCGTGAAGGCGCGTCCATTCAGCGATCCAGCGGATCTGGTGAAAGTGAATGGCATTGGCGATGCGACCCTGGCTGACATTGTGGCACATGCGAAAGCCGGTTATCCAGTGGCGGAAAAGAAGAAGACCGAGGCCAAGAAAAAGTGA
- a CDS encoding FAD-dependent monooxygenase: MASTTMMYTPAQRWVALAYGLVSHTLFLAAVGVMFVSLYEGLHLSLLHLHGWAAAVGDVILVLQFGLGHSLLLSDQGRRWLARMAPLGLGRELSTTVFAGLASLQLLITFLLWSSSKVLWAAPEGWVKGGLSVLYGISWLLLAKSMSDAGLDVQVGSIGWHSVWRGHAPVFRPFARTGLFRYSRQPIYSSFTLILWTAPVWTPDHLLIAMLWTLYCVGAPVWKEKRYLRFYGQAYARYQAVVPYWFPGRKGRDMSFPTEPSIPAVHDAEVIVIGGGPVGMALACLLGGRGVRVLVVEKRGALPSHSQAIGITPPTLAILSELGLDEAFIGQGLPIHDCHVHGESGALGIASFRQIPGQYPFILSLPQQISMRLLADKLALYPSVKMLRGVEVVSVEQTGDAVTVGLKDEAGVITIRSAAYAVGCDGHRSRVRDLLRMRSRRYDYGHHFVMGDFQDRTALGGEAHLFFTAQGAVESFPLPGGLRRWIVQTKQPEAEPPAGFISEVVRMRSGHIIAPEDQVNQSAFSPWRLDCEQLYDGRVILCGDAAHVMSPIGGQGMNTGFADAEFAALMLHAILRQGQQAGPWLAEYDRCRRKASNTAATRAALGMGLGTWRGKGMSWLRDRLLRHLILRGPMAGIVGPWFAMMTIPFNRAAKSRFVATYMTGNCTEKSQPESRLAFQEESQG; encoded by the coding sequence ATGGCTTCAACGACAATGATGTACACGCCAGCTCAGCGCTGGGTGGCACTGGCTTATGGGCTGGTGAGCCATACGCTTTTTTTAGCGGCAGTGGGTGTGATGTTTGTCAGCCTTTATGAGGGACTGCATCTGAGCCTGCTGCATCTGCATGGCTGGGCGGCGGCGGTAGGGGACGTCATTTTGGTCCTGCAGTTTGGGCTTGGGCATTCGCTGCTGCTTTCCGACCAGGGCCGCCGATGGCTAGCGAGAATGGCTCCGCTGGGACTTGGGCGGGAGCTTTCGACAACGGTTTTTGCGGGGTTGGCCTCCTTGCAGTTGCTGATTACTTTTTTGTTATGGTCATCTTCGAAGGTGTTGTGGGCGGCGCCTGAGGGGTGGGTTAAAGGTGGGTTAAGCGTGCTTTACGGTATTTCTTGGCTGCTACTGGCGAAGTCCATGAGTGATGCGGGACTGGATGTGCAGGTGGGCAGCATTGGCTGGCATTCCGTGTGGCGGGGGCATGCGCCCGTATTCCGGCCGTTTGCACGCACGGGCCTGTTCAGATACAGCCGTCAGCCGATTTATTCCTCTTTCACGCTGATCCTCTGGACGGCCCCGGTGTGGACGCCGGATCATCTGCTTATCGCAATGCTGTGGACGTTGTACTGTGTGGGAGCACCCGTGTGGAAGGAGAAACGCTATCTGCGCTTTTATGGTCAGGCGTATGCTCGCTACCAGGCCGTGGTCCCGTATTGGTTCCCAGGCCGCAAGGGCCGCGATATGAGTTTTCCGACTGAGCCTTCTATTCCTGCGGTTCACGATGCCGAGGTCATTGTGATCGGTGGTGGTCCCGTGGGTATGGCCTTAGCCTGCTTGCTAGGAGGTCGTGGGGTGCGCGTGCTGGTGGTGGAAAAACGTGGAGCACTGCCTTCACATTCGCAGGCCATCGGCATCACACCGCCGACTTTGGCCATCTTGTCCGAGCTAGGGCTGGATGAAGCGTTTATAGGGCAGGGCCTGCCTATTCATGACTGCCATGTACACGGTGAAAGCGGGGCTTTGGGCATTGCTTCATTCCGGCAGATCCCGGGGCAGTATCCATTCATCCTTTCGCTGCCGCAGCAGATCAGCATGCGGCTGCTGGCGGATAAGCTGGCCCTGTATCCATCGGTTAAAATGCTGCGTGGGGTGGAAGTGGTTTCGGTAGAGCAGACCGGAGATGCCGTGACTGTGGGACTGAAGGATGAAGCAGGCGTGATCACTATCCGCAGCGCGGCTTATGCGGTAGGATGCGACGGGCACCGGAGCCGGGTGCGGGATCTGCTGCGGATGCGTTCCCGACGGTATGACTACGGGCATCATTTCGTGATGGGTGATTTCCAGGACCGAACGGCGCTGGGAGGGGAAGCGCATCTTTTTTTTACCGCACAGGGGGCCGTGGAGAGCTTTCCTCTGCCGGGAGGATTGCGGCGGTGGATCGTGCAGACAAAACAGCCGGAGGCGGAGCCACCTGCGGGTTTTATCAGTGAGGTCGTCCGTATGCGTTCAGGACACATCATTGCGCCGGAGGATCAGGTGAACCAGAGCGCCTTTTCCCCCTGGCGGCTGGACTGTGAGCAGCTCTATGATGGACGTGTTATTTTATGTGGTGATGCGGCGCATGTGATGAGCCCCATCGGTGGTCAGGGAATGAACACGGGGTTTGCCGATGCGGAGTTTGCGGCGTTGATGCTGCATGCCATTCTGCGGCAGGGCCAGCAGGCGGGTCCCTGGTTGGCGGAGTATGACCGCTGCCGACGCAAGGCATCCAACACTGCGGCTACGCGGGCCGCGCTGGGCATGGGCCTGGGTACATGGCGTGGCAAAGGGATGTCGTGGCTGCGGGACAGGCTGCTGCGGCACCTGATTTTACGCGGGCCGATGGCGGGCATTGTGGGTCCGTGGTTTGCGATGATGACGATCCCTTTCAACCGCGCGGCGAAGTCCCGTTTCGTCGCGACGTACATGACCGGTAATTGCACAGAAAAAAGCCAGCCTGAATCCAGGCTGGCTTTTCAAGAGGAGTCTCAAGGCTGA
- a CDS encoding LamG domain-containing protein yields MFTRRHLLTTGTAGLLLDFHGTLAEVAIYPRVLSAREIADNDRAGRAG; encoded by the coding sequence ATGTTTACACGTCGTCATCTCCTCACCACGGGGACTGCCGGGCTGCTGCTGGATTTTCACGGCACTCTGGCTGAAGTGGCCATCTATCCCCGTGTGCTGAGCGCCCGGGAAATCGCGGATAACGATCGCGCAGGCAGGGCGGGGTGA
- a CDS encoding OmpA family protein: MVALNFGHAQTSPEFTKDAPGSKDHPILKRIEGSVILKYATKKFDSHQVALGPVIFDYAEQKTKEWKKIDAEGARTTLFYRAPADASTLECLRSYQADLKEKGFEILFEGYSGGKPQEDGNTLDNGYGRFVAGVYKTETDYGLQEYTLPGSEDFRYTAMKKTGEGGAGDVYVTIFAAAVTDSWKDPEKGILAGTVVARVDVIETQAMQNRMVMVKADEMEKQITTTGRVALYGIYFDTNKATLKPESDETLAEVQKLMSTDPGIKLLVVGHTDNVGEFEFNRDLSNRRAAAVVEALTSRYGISSQRLFPFGCSFASPAAPNATEDGRTKNRRVELVKWN; the protein is encoded by the coding sequence ATGGTCGCCCTTAATTTTGGCCACGCTCAAACAAGTCCTGAGTTTACCAAGGATGCACCAGGTTCAAAAGACCATCCCATCCTGAAGCGCATTGAGGGATCGGTGATCCTGAAATATGCGACGAAGAAATTTGATTCCCATCAGGTGGCGCTGGGTCCGGTGATCTTTGACTATGCGGAGCAAAAGACCAAGGAGTGGAAGAAGATCGATGCTGAAGGCGCAAGGACGACGCTATTCTATCGTGCACCGGCCGATGCCAGCACGCTGGAATGCCTGCGGTCTTATCAGGCTGATTTGAAGGAGAAAGGTTTTGAGATCCTCTTTGAAGGATACAGTGGCGGTAAGCCTCAGGAGGATGGTAATACTCTGGACAATGGCTATGGCCGATTTGTTGCAGGCGTGTACAAAACGGAGACCGATTATGGTCTCCAGGAATACACGTTGCCGGGTTCAGAAGACTTCCGGTATACGGCGATGAAGAAAACGGGAGAAGGCGGAGCCGGAGATGTGTATGTGACCATCTTTGCCGCTGCCGTGACGGATTCCTGGAAGGATCCTGAAAAAGGTATCCTGGCGGGCACCGTGGTGGCGCGAGTGGATGTCATCGAAACCCAGGCGATGCAAAACCGCATGGTGATGGTGAAGGCGGATGAAATGGAAAAGCAGATCACCACCACAGGCCGCGTGGCTCTTTACGGCATCTATTTCGATACCAACAAGGCGACGCTGAAACCGGAATCCGACGAGACTTTGGCTGAGGTGCAAAAACTGATGAGTACGGATCCCGGCATCAAGCTGCTTGTTGTCGGACATACCGACAATGTGGGAGAATTCGAATTCAACCGGGACCTTTCCAACCGCCGCGCTGCCGCCGTGGTGGAGGCATTGACGAGCCGTTATGGGATCTCCTCCCAGCGTCTATTTCCTTTTGGATGCAGCTTTGCCAGCCCAGCCGCTCCAAATGCGACTGAGGACGGCCGGACGAAGAACCGTCGTGTAGAGCTGGTGAAGTGGAATTAA
- a CDS encoding carbon-nitrogen hydrolase, translating into MSTVTLGLIQGTTYASKAESHARHDVLIRDAAAKGAQIICLQEIFDIPYFCTRQDTALFDLAEPIPGPTTEHMTALAKELGVVIIVPLFEKRGPGLYHNTVAVVDADGSYLGKYRKMHIPQDPGFEEKFYFTPGDLGYKVWDTKFGRIGVLICWDQWYPEAARLTALAGAEILFYPTAIGWLSSEKAELGSAQHCAWETVQRGHAVANGCFVAAVNRTGFQDDTEFWGQSFVANPYGEIVAKGSVEQEEVVIVTCDLQAVEDFRRIWPFFRDRRIDTYAPLTKRYLDE; encoded by the coding sequence ATGTCCACCGTCACCCTCGGCCTGATCCAAGGCACCACGTATGCAAGCAAGGCCGAAAGCCATGCCCGCCATGACGTGCTGATCCGGGATGCCGCCGCCAAGGGCGCACAGATCATCTGCCTTCAGGAGATTTTCGACATCCCGTATTTCTGCACCCGCCAGGACACAGCCCTCTTTGATCTGGCTGAGCCCATCCCTGGGCCTACCACCGAGCACATGACGGCCCTGGCCAAAGAGCTCGGTGTCGTCATCATCGTCCCCCTTTTTGAAAAGCGCGGTCCAGGCCTGTATCACAACACCGTCGCCGTCGTAGATGCCGATGGCAGCTATCTCGGCAAATACCGGAAGATGCACATCCCGCAGGACCCGGGCTTTGAAGAAAAATTTTACTTCACCCCCGGTGACCTGGGCTACAAAGTCTGGGACACCAAATTCGGCCGCATAGGCGTCCTCATCTGCTGGGACCAATGGTATCCGGAGGCCGCACGCCTGACTGCCCTGGCTGGAGCCGAGATCCTTTTTTACCCAACTGCCATCGGCTGGCTCAGCAGTGAAAAGGCGGAACTGGGCAGCGCACAGCATTGCGCCTGGGAAACCGTCCAGCGTGGCCATGCCGTGGCCAATGGCTGCTTCGTCGCCGCCGTCAACCGCACCGGTTTCCAGGACGACACCGAATTTTGGGGCCAGAGCTTCGTGGCCAACCCTTATGGCGAAATCGTCGCCAAAGGTTCAGTCGAACAGGAAGAAGTGGTCATTGTGACCTGCGATCTTCAAGCCGTTGAAGACTTTCGTCGCATTTGGCCTTTTTTCCGTGATCGTCGCATTGACACTTACGCCCCTCTGACCAAACGCTACCTCGATGAGTAA